The genome window AAAGCAGGCCAGCAGCACCAGCCCCATCCAGAAGGTGGGAGTGGCCGCCAGGGTGTAGGCATAGAGCCGGATACACCGGTCCAGCCAGGACCCGTTGTACAGCCCGGCCAGCACCCCCAGGGCGAAACCGATGATTCCCGAGAGCAGCCAGGCCGAGGCCATGAGCCACAACGAGGTGGTGAAGCGCTTGGCAATGACCGTGGCCACGGGTTCGTTGTAGGCCAGGGACTGGCCCAGGTCGCCGGAAAGGGCGTTCTTCGCCCAGAGCAGGTAGCGCTCGGGCGCGGGCTTGTGCAGGCCCCAGCGTTCGGCAATGAGCTGCTCCTGTTCCTGGCTGATCTGCATGCGGTCGATGCCCAGGTAGGCCGTGACCGGGTCGATGGGCGAGTTGGCCACCAGGGTGAAGGCGAGCATGGAGGCCATGACCACCAGCAGGGCGAGGCGCACCAGTTTTCTCGACATGTACGCGGCGAATCCGTTCATGAAAAAATGCTCCTTGGCGGCGGGCCGAAGCCCGCCGCCCGAGGGAGGAGGTTTAGTTGACCCACTTCCATTGCTGGATGTTGGCGGTGATGGGCCAACCGTGCCCGTGAGGCTCGATCTGGGAGGTTCCGATGTCGAGATGCTCGTTGACGAAGTAGGTGTGGTCCAGGTTCACGAGCCAGGCCCACGGGGCGTCCCCATGGGTGTTCGCGCCGGTGGTGCCGTCCCACTGGGCCTTTTTCCAGTTTTCCAGGGCCGCCTTGTATTCCGGGGCGCTCAGGGCGGCCTCCAGGTGTTCGTCCACGGCCAGGTTCCTGTAGAAGCCCGGATTGTTCCAGCCTTCGCCCGCATGGCTGCTGGAATAGAGATGGTACATTTCAATGGGGTCGTGGCTGCCCCAGCCGAAGACCACCACGCTGGAGTGCATCATGGGCTTGATCTCGTCCCAGCTCTTGCCCAAGACCTCCGCATGGATGCCCAGCGGCTTGATCATGTCCGCGCAGGCCAGGGCCAGTCCCTGGCGGATGGCGCGGTCGGCCGGGTAGACCATGGTGAATTCGGCGCACACGCCGTCCTTTTCCACCACGCCGTCGCCGTCCGTATCCTTCCAGCCCGCTTTGGCCAGGATGGCGCGGGCCTTGTCCAGGTTTCCGTCCTCGATTTTATTGGCCGGGTTGTCCCAGGGCAGGCCGTCGCACACGCCGTAGGCCGGGCGTCCGTATCCTTCGAGGATGGCCTCGGCCAGGGCCTTGCGGTCGATGGCGATGTTGATGGCCTTGCGGATGGCGATGTCCGAGGTGACGTTGTTGCCGATGGGCGCGCCCGTGGCGGTCTTCTTGCCTTCATTGGGCACCATGGGGAACAGGAGCCCCCGGTTGTCCACGCTCTTGACCGGATGCAGCTTCATGCCCGGCAGCTTCTGGACCGCGAGGTACTGCGGTACGACCACCACCTGCACCTTGCCCGCGCGGGCGGCGGCAAAGGAGGTGTCCTCGTCCGTGAACAGGAAGACCAGCTTCTTGAAGTGCGGCGTTTCCCCGTAATAGTACGGGTTGGCCACGGCCACCATCTGCTGGCCCTCGGTCCAGTTGGCCATCATGTACGGGCCCGAGCCCACGGGATTGCGGGCGTATCCGGGGCCGTGCAGGTGCCTGGGAACGATGCCCAGGCTGACGAGCCGGTTGATGAAGTTGCTGTCGCGTTCCCGGAGGCGGAATTCCACGGTGTGCCTTCCGGTGGCCACGGCCTTGTCCATCTTGGCCAGGTCCACCTTGCCGCCGGATTGGGCCGCGGTGTTGAAGGTGTAGGCCACGTCCTCGGCGGTCAGCGGTTTGCCGTCCGAGAATTTGGCGTCATCGCGGATGGTCACGGCCCAGACCAGGGCGTCTTCGGAGAGACGGTAGTCCGTGGCCAGTTCCTTGACGATGTCCAGGTTTGCGTCGCGGCGCAGCAGGGTGCTCTGGAAGAGCGGGCTGCCGTAGCGGCCCCAGCCCAGGGTCGGGTCGTAGCCGTCGCTGGGCTCGCCCTTGATGGCCAGGTACAGGGTGTCGCGGGCCTGTGCCTGGGGCGCGGCCAGGAAGACCAGGCCGAGCAGCAGGGTCAGGACACACAGGGAAAAACAGGATTTGGAAAGATGGCACTTGTGAAGCATGAATACCCTCCGAGTGTTATTTCGATGGTATTCATTACACAGGTTAACACGAAATGCAATTTTGTATTCGGTGAAGGTCTCTGGAATTGCAGGAAAAGTGTGTGATTCAAAAGAAAAAGGCCCGCGCGTGTGCGCAGGCCCTTGCAAGCTCGAAATCGTCGTGCGCTAGGCCGCGCTCTGGTCGCTGTCGTCCTCGGCCATGGCCTGCTCGTACATCCTGCCCCATTCGCACAGGCCCCGGATGTTGGGCATGACCGATCTCCCCAGCTCCGTGAGGGAGTATTCCACCTTGGGCGGCACCTGGGGGTAGACCTCGCGGTGCACCAGCCCGTCTGCCTCCAGTTCGCGAAGCTGCTGGGTGAGCATCTTCTGGGTGATGTTGGGCATGATCTTCTTGAACTGGCTGAACCGCAGCACGCCGTCTGTTCCCAGATGATAGATGATGATGGGCTTCCACTTGCCGCCGATGATCTGCAGGGTCAGCTCCATCGTACAGTAGTAAGACTTGCCGTTGAGGTTTTTCAGGCCGCATGCAGCCATGGTCTTGCTCCTTGCCTTGTGTCCCTGTTTAGGGTGGTTTTCGTCTAGGTATCCTCAAGGATACTATAGTACTTTCAAGTGCGTTCTTGATTTTGGGATACCAATAGACGAAAAGGCGGGTACAGTAAAGAAGTCATCCTTCAACAGACAAGGAGAATACCATGGATATCTTTGAGGCCCTGCACAACCGCAGAAGCATTCGCAAATTCGAGGACAAGTCCGTTTCCGACGAGGACCTGAAGGCCATACTGGAGGCGACCATGATGGCTCCCAGTGCGGGCAACGCCCAGCCCTGGCAGTTTGTGGTGGTCACGGACCGGGAAAAGCTGGAGGCCGTCACGAAGATCAACCAGTACGCCCAGATGGCCCCCAAGGCGCCGGTGAGCATCCTGGTCTGCGGCGACCTGAGCCTGGAAAAGTACGCCGGCTACTGGGTGCAGGATTGTTCCGCGGCCATCCAGAACATGCTGCTGGCCGCCTGCGGCAAGGGGCT of Salidesulfovibrio onnuriiensis contains these proteins:
- a CDS encoding ABC transporter substrate-binding protein, giving the protein MLHKCHLSKSCFSLCVLTLLLGLVFLAAPQAQARDTLYLAIKGEPSDGYDPTLGWGRYGSPLFQSTLLRRDANLDIVKELATDYRLSEDALVWAVTIRDDAKFSDGKPLTAEDVAYTFNTAAQSGGKVDLAKMDKAVATGRHTVEFRLRERDSNFINRLVSLGIVPRHLHGPGYARNPVGSGPYMMANWTEGQQMVAVANPYYYGETPHFKKLVFLFTDEDTSFAAARAGKVQVVVVPQYLAVQKLPGMKLHPVKSVDNRGLLFPMVPNEGKKTATGAPIGNNVTSDIAIRKAINIAIDRKALAEAILEGYGRPAYGVCDGLPWDNPANKIEDGNLDKARAILAKAGWKDTDGDGVVEKDGVCAEFTMVYPADRAIRQGLALACADMIKPLGIHAEVLGKSWDEIKPMMHSSVVVFGWGSHDPIEMYHLYSSSHAGEGWNNPGFYRNLAVDEHLEAALSAPEYKAALENWKKAQWDGTTGANTHGDAPWAWLVNLDHTYFVNEHLDIGTSQIEPHGHGWPITANIQQWKWVN
- a CDS encoding winged helix-turn-helix transcriptional regulator, with the protein product MAACGLKNLNGKSYYCTMELTLQIIGGKWKPIIIYHLGTDGVLRFSQFKKIMPNITQKMLTQQLRELEADGLVHREVYPQVPPKVEYSLTELGRSVMPNIRGLCEWGRMYEQAMAEDDSDQSAA
- a CDS encoding nitroreductase family protein → MDIFEALHNRRSIRKFEDKSVSDEDLKAILEATMMAPSAGNAQPWQFVVVTDREKLEAVTKINQYAQMAPKAPVSILVCGDLSLEKYAGYWVQDCSAAIQNMLLAACGKGLGTVWTGIYPMEDRVAGFRELFKLPENVVPLGLIVLGHPAQTPKSESRYRQERIHYNEW